The following nucleotide sequence is from Candidatus Polarisedimenticolaceae bacterium.
GTGATCCCCGTGCCGGTCTACCCCCCGACTCCGATGAACTTCGAGGCGGGGATGGCGAAACTCGCCTTCATCGCCGAGGACTCGGGGGCCAAGGGGGCTCTGACCACGCGCGGGTTCTACCGCTCGTACCGGCTCCTGCTCGCCAAGCGCAGGCTCTCCGCGCCGTGGCGCCGCGCGCCGGGGCTTCCCGACCTCGATTGGTGGACGACCGACGACGTCCGCGGGGTGGCGTCGAGCGCGTACGTGGACGATCCGGACCGCGTCCTCTTCCTTCAGTACACGTCGGGCTCCACCAGCGACCCGAAGGGCGTCGTCGTGACCCACGAGAACGTCCTCCACAACGGGTTCGCCACCCTCGACCACGCACCCACGTGCGTGTCGTGGCTCCCGCAGTACCACGACATGGGGCTGATCGGGTACTACCTCTACCCGCTCATCACCGGCGGGACGACGCACGGGTTTTCGCCGCTGGACTTCCTCAAGAGGCCCGCGTTGTGGCTGCAGACGATCTCGAGCGTCCGGGCGACGTACACGTCGGCGCCGAACTTCGGGTTCGAGTATTGCCTGCGCGAGGACAAGGTCTCCGAAGAGGAGCTGCGCGACCTGGATCTCTCGTCGCTGCGGGTCCTCATGAACGCCGCCGAGCCGGTGCGCGCGGAGACCTACACCCGTTTCTTCGAGCGCTTCGCGCCGCACGGCCTGCGCCCCGAGGCGCACGTCGTCGCCTACGGGCTCGCCGAGAACACCCTCTGCGTCACCCACCACGGGAAACACATCCTCACCGTCAACAAGCGCGAGCTCCAGCAGCGCAACCTCCACCTCGAGAACGCCCAGGCCCGGAACAACAACCAGAGCCGCATCGTCAGCTGCGGCAAGCCGCTCGACGGCGTGCACGTCCGGATCGTGGACCCCGAGTCCCGCCGCGTGAAGGGCGAGCGGAGGATCGGCGAGATCTGGATCGCGGGGAAGAGCACGTCCGAGGGGTACTGGAAACGGCCGGAGCTGAGCGAGGAGATCTTCGGCGGGACCCTTCCGGAGGAGACCGAGAAGCGGCGGTACCTGCGCACCGGCGACCTCGGGTTCTTCCACGAAGGGGAGCTCTACGTCTGCGGACGCATCAAGGACCTGATCATCATCCGCGGGGTCAACTACTACCCGCAGGACATCGAGTCGATCGTCGAGGCGACCTCGCCGCGCATCCGTACGGGCGGCGTCGCGGCGTTCGACGTCGACGAGGACGGCGAGGCGCTGGTCGTGCTCGTCGAGGTGAGGAAGCCCACCGACCTCCCCGACGCCGCGGCGATCGCGCGCGCGATCCGGACGCAGTACTACGTGGAGCCGCACACGATCGCGTTCGTCCCTCCCCGCGGGATCTCGAGGACGACCTCCGGCAAGATCGCGCGCAGCCTGACCCGCCGTCGCTGGCTCGACGGGCAGATCGAGGTGATCGCGCGGCACGTGAGCGCACGGGAGACCGAGCCCGCGGGCGACCTCTCCGGCCTGCGGGAGCGGTTCCAGTACATCGTCGAGCTGTACAACCTGACGGGGCGCGAGGAGTTCTCGTTCGCCGAGATCGGGATCGACTCGCTCACCATGGTGCGCCTCATCGAGGACATCAAGGTCCTGCTCGAAGAGCACGGCGCGGGGGAGCTCGTCCGCCACGTCGACGTGAAGCTGCTGCAGCGGCTGACGGTCGCGGAGTTCTTCTCGCTGCTCGACCAGTTCGAGAAGGCGGCCGACGAGCCCATCGCCGCCCTGCGCTACGTCCTGAAGAAGGTGCAGGAGGAGCACGAGAGCTACGAGCGGGACTGCATGCGGTCGGACGCCGAGCTGGAGTCCCTCTCGCGGATCGCGACCCCTTCCGGGTCCGGCGCGGTCACCGACGTGCTGCTCACCGGCGCGACCGGCTTCTTCGGGCCGTTCCTGCTCTCGGGACTGCTCCGCCTCACGCCGTACACCTACCACGTGCTGACGCGGGCGACCGACCCGATCCACGCCCTCGACCGGATCCGCGCCTCGTTCCGCCGCGCCAGGATCTGGACGCCGGAGCTCGACCGCGCCCTCGAGGATCGCGTGCACGTCGTCTGCGGCGACATCGCGCGCCACAACCTGGGCCTGAAGTCCGAGCAGTGGAAGGCGCTCTCGACGCGCGTGCAGGCGATCTGCCACAACGCCGCGCTCGTCAACTACGTGCTGAGCTACGACGCGCTGCGGCCGCACAACGTCGACGGGACCCGCGAGCTGCTGCGCTTCGCGTGCTCCGGCGCGCCCAAGGCGTTCCACCTCGTCTCGAGCACGTTCATCTTCGGATGGACGGTGAAGGACCTCCTGCTCGAGACGGACCGGAACGCCGAGATGGCCAACCTCGACTTCGGCTACGCGCAGAGCAAGTGGGTCGCCGAACAGCTCGTCCACGCCGCAGGCCGCGACGGGCTCGACGTGCGCGTCTATCGCCCCTCGCTCATCTCGGCCTCGACCGGGGGAGCGGGGAGCCGCGACGACATCGCCGTTCGCCTGCTGGCGTTCATGATCGATCACGGCGTCGCGGTCAACGCGCGCAACCAGGTGAGCTTCCTCCCGGCGGACGTCGCGGCGGACAACATCGCGGCGATCTTCGCCCGCCCCGGCTCGTGGGGAAAAACCTTCCACGTCACCGTGGACGACTACTACACGATGCCCGACGTGACGCGCACGATCACCCGGGACTACGGTCACGCCTTCGCGTATTACGACATCCCGGCCTTCGTCGCGGAGATGAACCGGCGCGCCACCCGGGAGGACCCGATCTATCCGCTGCTCGACTTCTTCAACCGCTCCCACCCGAAGATCGCCGCGATGCAGCACAAGCGTTACGACAACCGGGAGTACCGCGAGGCGCGGGGGCTTGCCGCGGGGAGTCGCCCCGACCCGACGCTCACGGAGACGGTGTCCTATCTGATGACTTCGCTCGAGCACGAAGGCATGCTCCGGTCGCGGGCGCCGCGGAACGCCACGGGGTCGGGGGGCTGACGCCTATACTCGGGGAGTGGCGCGCGTCGACGACCTCCCGCTCCCCTACCGCCTGTTCGTGCGCACCTACCCGTGGCGGCGCGTCGATCCGGTCCCGTGGGCCGCGCTCTCGAAGCCGCTCGCGTCCTGCCGCGTCGCCGTCGTCTCCAGCGCCGGCTTCGTCGCGCCGGGACAGGCTCCCTTCGACGACGGCGTGCGCGGCGGCGACTGGAGCTTCCGCGAGATTCCCGCGGAAACGGACGTCCGCACGCTCGTTTCGCGCCACCGCTCGGAAGCGTGGGACCGTTCGGGGATCGCCCGCGACGCCAACCTCGCGTTCCCGATCGACCGCATGCGCGAGCTCGCGGCCGAAGGACGCATCGGTTCGATCGCCTCGCGCCACCTGTCGTTCATGGGATCGATCACGGCGCCCGGACGCCTGATTCGCGAGAGTGCCCCGAAGGGCGCTGCCCTTCTGGTCGCAGACCGGGTCGACGTCGCGCTGCTCGTCCCCGTCTGACCGACCTGCAATCAGACCGTGGGTCTGATCGCCGCCGAGATCGAGCGCCGCGGAATCGTCACCGTCGCGATCCAGCTCCTGCGGGAGATCGCGGAGAAGGTCCGCCCGCCGCGCGCGTTGTGCGTGCCGTTCGACCACGGTTATCCCCTCGGCGCTCCAGGCGACCCGGCGGGGCAACGCGCCGTCCTCGACGCGGCGCTCCGCCTCGCCGAGACGGGCGCGCCGCCTCCGCCGGTGCTGCGCGACCTCGACTCCCGACAAGCCCGATAAACCCGAGCGCGGCCGCCCGTGGCCGGTATCCTCCACATCAGGAGTGGAGGTTCGCGCGCGACCTTACGCGCGCCGGCGCCGCAGGGCCTCGAGACATCACTCCCCCCCTCGGCGCCGGGTCCCGGGCTGAAGTCCGGCACGGGCCATCCGGAGTGATGGGGAGAGCGGTCATGAATGTCGCACGATTCGTCTTCGGAGCCGCGGCGGCCCTCCTCGCCACGGCGGTTGCGGGGGCCCCGCCCGGCTCACGGGACATCCAGAACCCCACGAACGCCGCGGGAGGCTCCTCGTACTACCGTGATGCCGATCGCGACGGAACCCTGAACGTCTTCGACTGCAACGACGACGACGGCCGCGTCCATCCCGGCGCGACCGAGACCTTCGACGGCGTGGACGAGGACTGCAACGGCGCGATCGACGACGGCTTCGACACCACGATCGACTTCGCGATGCGACAGATCGATCGCGCGCTCCCGGGCTGGATCGCGCTCGACAGCGCCCCGCGCGTCGCCTGGACCGGGGCGGCGTTCGTCGTCGTCTGGGCCGACCGGGACGATCTCCTCCGGCTCGTGCGGATCTCACCCGAGGGGACGCTCCTCGATCCGGAGCCGCTGGTGCTGCGTGCCGGCGTCCGCTCCCCCGACGTCGCGTGGAGCGGAACGCGCCTGGGCATCGTGTACGAAGACCGCTCGACGGACGTCACCGACGTGCGCCTGATGACGCTCGACGTCCACGCCTCGCTGCTCCTCGATACGCTCGTTTACGCCGGCGGCGCCGAGCCGCGAATCGCCTGGGGTCAGCAGCAGTTCGGCGTCGTCTGGCGGCGCGCGAGCTGCTTCGGCGACTGCGTCGGTTACCGCACGTTCGACCGCGAGGGCCGGCCGGTCGACCCGATCGAGATGCTCCCGAACAGCGCCGGCTGCGCCGACATCGCGTGGAGCGGAAGCGGCACCATTCCGAGCACGATCGAGTGGAACGTCGTTCCCGGACGGTTCGGGATCGTCTACGAGGCCTATTTCGGATTCGCCGCGACCGGCGACGTGTTGCTCGTCACCCGCGATCCGTCGGCGCACCTTCCGGGAGGCCTTGCGCGCGTGAACACGCACGACAACGTCCCGGCGCCGGGGGGCGCGATGCCGTCGATCTCCGGGAACCCGTCGGGGTTCGCCGTGAGCTGGCACGTCTTCGAGAACGACGTCAACGGCGCCCACCTCCGCTTCTTCGGGGTGCTCGACCTCGAAGGGATCCTCGAGTTCCCGCCCGACGCGGATGCGGCGTTCTTCTCCGACGTGGTGTGGAGCGGCTCCGAGTTCATCGTGGTGAACGAGAACACCGGCGTCGGGCCGCTCGGCGGCACCGACGTGCACTTCCGCCGCATCGACTCGAGCGGAAACGCGCACCCCCCGGGGAACTGGGGACCCTGGTCCGAGCTCAACCTCAGCGCCGGCACGGGGGGCGCGATCTCGACCAGGCCGTCGATCGCGAACGCCGGCCCCGGCCTCGGCGTGGTCTGGGTCGAGCAGGAGGGCACGGAGAGCTACGGACACGTCCGCTTCGCGACCGTGGTGCACCGCTGAACGCGCGCTGGTGGGCCCCGCGGCTCACCAGCGCCGATCCCCTCGCAGCCCCGCCAGGCGCATCACTTCCCGCGCGATCTCCTCGACCGCCAGGTAGGACGCGTCGATCGAGCTCCAGCCCCGCTCCTCCATGAGCGTGTTGGCCCAGAGCACCTCGCGGGCCAGCTCGCGGCGGTCGAGGTACCCATCGAGGCGCGCTCCCCCGAGGTGGCTCGCGCGCGACTCGCGCACGGTGAGCAGGCGGTCGACGTTGACCCTCAGCCCGACGACACGCGAGGGATCGAGGGCGAGCAGTTTCGCCGGAGGCTCGATGCCGGGAATCAGCGGGACGTTGGCGGCGCGGACGCCGGCGTAGGCCAGATAGAAGCAGGTGGAGCTCTTGGAGGCCCGGGAGACGCCGACGAGGACGACGTCCGCTTTCGACAACTCGTGGGAGCGCAGACCGTCGTCGTGGTGGAGGGTGAAGTCGATCGCCTCCATCCGATCGATGCGGTCGCGATCGAGGGCGTAGAGCAACCCGGGCGTGCCGCGCCGCGCCCCCTGGAATCGCTCCGCGAGCGCGGTGAAACACGGCCCCAGGATGTCGACGGTGGGCACGAGCCGGCGGCCCGTGGCGCGGCGCATCGCGCGCCGCGTCTCCTCCTCGACCAGCGTGTAGAAGACCACCGCGTGCGCCTTCGCGGCTTCCTGGACGACGCGAACGACGTCCTTTTCCGTGCGGACGCCGCTGCGGCGGGTGACCCGGTAGGCCCGGCCCTCGAACTGCACGGCGGCGGCCTTGAGCACCTGCGCGGCGGTGTCCCCGCGTCCGTCGGACACGATGAACACACGCGGCGTGCGCGCTCGCGCCATGCCGGCAGCCCGAGGGCCCTTGCGGGACGCGCTAGATGTCGCCGGTCGGGACGCAGTTCTTGGCGTGCTGGCAGTTGGCGACGCACTGGTTCGGGTAGGTCTTCCCGTTGTCGCAGACGACCGGGGCGTAGATCTGCGGACACAGGCAACGCGCCGCCTCGGCCTCGGTGAACAGGCTCGACACCCCGAACAGGAGCGCGAACACGAAGGCGGCGGCGACGGAGATCCGGAACAGCTTCTTCATCTTGGAACCCTCCTGGTCCGGCGATTGTACGGTCCAACGGCGCCGCGCATCAGGCCTTTCTTTCGTACTTCCAATTCCTGTGCCGGCCCTCGGCGAGCCAGGCGAGCGTCGTCTCGAGCCTCCTGCGACGGGTCTCGTCCCGCTTCGCTTCGGTGATCCACTCGATGTACTCCCGTCGATGGCTCGGCGAAAACCCCTCGAACGTCGCGCGCGCCTTCGCGTCCTTCGCGAGGGCGGCCGTGAGGTCCGGCGGGACGACGACGCGGACCGCCCGCTTGGGGGAGGCGCGCCGGGGCTCCTTGACGCCCTCGTCGTTCAGCCGCCTTGCCTCTTTCACGTAGGCGACGAGCACCTTCTTCGCGGGGAGGTCGGCGAGCGAGGTGACCCGGACCCCCATCGGGCTCGAGCGAGGCCCGCGGGCGAAGAGGCGGTCGAAGTCCTCCATCAACCTGGATTTCCAGAATCCGAAGGTGACGTGGTGCTTGAACGCCGCCATTCCCCCGAGCATTCCCCTGTATTCGAAGCTCGGGACGCCCCACTTGATCCTCTCCTCGATCGCGGGGCATCCGGCGTGGAACGCGGCGCGGATCCTCTCCAGGATCGGCCGGGCGAACTCCGGCGCCTTGGCGATGTAGGCGTCGATCTCGGGGGTGCGCGTACCCATCGGGGGTCCTCCGGGCGCCTAGTTTGCCTCCTCCGGGGCCACCTCGAGCAAGACCTCGTTCCGCCGGAGGAACCACGGGACGAACGGCGCGTTGTACCGCGCCCAGATCGGCTCGCCGGCGGCACGGAGCCCCTCGCGTTCGAGGGCGACGCGCAAGGCCGCCTCGTGCTCGCGGAATCGCGCCTCGCTCCACGACCCGGAATACCGGATCGCGGCGACCCGACGCGACGGGACCTCGCGCATCCGGATCCGCGCGTCCGCCGGAGCGGGGAGCGTGTCGAGGGTCGATCCGGCGGGCATCACGAACCCCACGACCGTCCGCCCCTCCTTCGCGCTCTGGGTGACCGGCGCCGTCATCGCGATCGATTCGGAGCGGGCGTTCCCCCGGTCGATGTACCGGAAGAGCACGCGGAACCCCGCGTTCCCCGCCTTCTCGAACGCCCCGTCCACCTCGGTCTCGGCGATCACGTATGGGTCGTAGAGGCGGACCTCGAAATCCTCGTACGCCTTGACGACCTCGAAGCTGGGTTCCTCGGTGGCCATCACGGTCCCCCACGCCGCCATCAACGCCAGACCCAGAACGCCCGCGCGCATGGATGGAGTGTGGCGGGGTGATCCGGGCTCCGCAAGGGGCGCCCGTCGTCGATAATTCGCCGGTGCCCCACCCCTCGCGCCCGCTCGGCCCCGTCAGCGAAGCACGCCGGCTCCACCACGTCGACGCGCTGCGCGGCTTCGCGCTCCTCGGCGTGATCGTCGGCAACGTCGTGTCGCTCGGATACGAGCAGGTTCCCCCCGCGGTCCTTTCCGCGCTTCCGACCGCGCCGGTCGACGCCGTCGTCCTCCCCGCGGTGCAATTCCTCGTCGAGTGGAAGTTCTACACGCTGTTCTCGTTCCTCTTCGGCCTCGGCTTCGCGCTGCAGCTCACGCGCGCCGAGGAGGCGGGGACGAACGTCCTCCCCGCTTACTCCCGTCGGCTGGGGATTCTCCTCGTCATCGGCGCGCTGCACGCCTGCCTGCTCTGGTACGGCGACGTCCTGCACGTCTACGCGACGCTCGGGTTCGTGATGATCCTCTTCCGCCGCGCCGGGCCTCGGACGCTCCTGGTGACGGGTCTGCTGCTCGGGATCGTGCTTCCCGGCGTCGTGACGACCAAGCACGAGCTGGGTCGCCGACCCGCACTCGTCCCGGCGACGGTCGTCGACGCGAAGACCGAGCGCCTACACGCGCTGACCGCGGGCCCCGCGCCGTACCGCGCCCTCGTCGCCGAGAACGTCGCGCGGAGCGCGGGGTTCTGGCGCTCGCGATTCGCGCGGGAGTTCCTCCCCTCGGTGCTCGGGAAGTTCCTGCTCGGCTACTGGGTCGGCCGGAGGCGTTTCCTGGAGGATCTCCCCCGCTACCGCCGGGGGTTCGCGCGCCTGCTCGCCGCCGGGCTCGCGCTCGGAGTTCCCTGCACGGCGTATTGGCTCGCGTCGCGCAGCATGAGCCCCGGCTCCGCGGGGGCGGCCTTCGGGAACCTCGCCCGGCACGTGGGGATCGCCGGACTCGCCGCCGCGTACCTCTCCGCGCTCCTGCTCCTGCTCGTACGTCCCGCCTGGAGCGCGCGACTGTCCTGGCTCGAGCCGGTGGGAAAGCTCGCGCTGACGAACTACCTCGCCCACAGCATCGCGATGGCGTTCCTCTTCTACGGCTTCGGGCTCGGTCTGCTCGGCCGGATGGGGCCCGCCGGGTGCCTCCTCTTCGCGCTGGCGCTCTACGCGGCCCTCGCGGCGTCGAGCCGCGCGTGGCTGGAGCGGTTCCGGTTCGGGCCGGCGGAGTGGATCTGGCGCTCCCTGACCTATCGCAGGTTCCAGCCGATGCGGCGGACGACTCGATCCGCATAGCCGGCGGTGCCCGCCCGCCCCGGGGAGCTAACCCGCCTTCGTCTTGAAGTCCTTCCCCAGCCAGCCGCGCGCGAGGATCAGCAGAACCGTCGAGGAGAGGGCGATGCAGCCGTGGATCGTCCACATCGTTCCCGAGTCCTGCGGGAGGCCGGTCGCGGGGTCGGGGCAGTAGGTCGCGAGGAACCACCCGGAGTAGAGCGACACGATCACCTTGGTGAGGAACCACGGGAGCTGCGCGACTCCCATGTACGCGCC
It contains:
- a CDS encoding YdeI/OmpD-associated family protein, with protein sequence MGTRTPEIDAYIAKAPEFARPILERIRAAFHAGCPAIEERIKWGVPSFEYRGMLGGMAAFKHHVTFGFWKSRLMEDFDRLFARGPRSSPMGVRVTSLADLPAKKVLVAYVKEARRLNDEGVKEPRRASPKRAVRVVVPPDLTAALAKDAKARATFEGFSPSHRREYIEWITEAKRDETRRRRLETTLAWLAEGRHRNWKYERKA
- a CDS encoding pyruvate, water dikinase regulatory protein, with the protein product MARARTPRVFIVSDGRGDTAAQVLKAAAVQFEGRAYRVTRRSGVRTEKDVVRVVQEAAKAHAVVFYTLVEEETRRAMRRATGRRLVPTVDILGPCFTALAERFQGARRGTPGLLYALDRDRIDRMEAIDFTLHHDDGLRSHELSKADVVLVGVSRASKSSTCFYLAYAGVRAANVPLIPGIEPPAKLLALDPSRVVGLRVNVDRLLTVRESRASHLGGARLDGYLDRRELAREVLWANTLMEERGWSSIDASYLAVEEIAREVMRLAGLRGDRRW
- a CDS encoding thioester reductase domain-containing protein, translating into MPALKTLVDALERGATDRPDQTLYRFLDVDGRERDHYTYLAFHERTRHLAEHLRREAKLRRGDRVLLVYPPGLEVIVAFFACSRIGVIPVPVYPPTPMNFEAGMAKLAFIAEDSGAKGALTTRGFYRSYRLLLAKRRLSAPWRRAPGLPDLDWWTTDDVRGVASSAYVDDPDRVLFLQYTSGSTSDPKGVVVTHENVLHNGFATLDHAPTCVSWLPQYHDMGLIGYYLYPLITGGTTHGFSPLDFLKRPALWLQTISSVRATYTSAPNFGFEYCLREDKVSEEELRDLDLSSLRVLMNAAEPVRAETYTRFFERFAPHGLRPEAHVVAYGLAENTLCVTHHGKHILTVNKRELQQRNLHLENAQARNNNQSRIVSCGKPLDGVHVRIVDPESRRVKGERRIGEIWIAGKSTSEGYWKRPELSEEIFGGTLPEETEKRRYLRTGDLGFFHEGELYVCGRIKDLIIIRGVNYYPQDIESIVEATSPRIRTGGVAAFDVDEDGEALVVLVEVRKPTDLPDAAAIARAIRTQYYVEPHTIAFVPPRGISRTTSGKIARSLTRRRWLDGQIEVIARHVSARETEPAGDLSGLRERFQYIVELYNLTGREEFSFAEIGIDSLTMVRLIEDIKVLLEEHGAGELVRHVDVKLLQRLTVAEFFSLLDQFEKAADEPIAALRYVLKKVQEEHESYERDCMRSDAELESLSRIATPSGSGAVTDVLLTGATGFFGPFLLSGLLRLTPYTYHVLTRATDPIHALDRIRASFRRARIWTPELDRALEDRVHVVCGDIARHNLGLKSEQWKALSTRVQAICHNAALVNYVLSYDALRPHNVDGTRELLRFACSGAPKAFHLVSSTFIFGWTVKDLLLETDRNAEMANLDFGYAQSKWVAEQLVHAAGRDGLDVRVYRPSLISASTGGAGSRDDIAVRLLAFMIDHGVAVNARNQVSFLPADVAADNIAAIFARPGSWGKTFHVTVDDYYTMPDVTRTITRDYGHAFAYYDIPAFVAEMNRRATREDPIYPLLDFFNRSHPKIAAMQHKRYDNREYREARGLAAGSRPDPTLTETVSYLMTSLEHEGMLRSRAPRNATGSGG
- a CDS encoding DUF418 domain-containing protein, whose product is MPHPSRPLGPVSEARRLHHVDALRGFALLGVIVGNVVSLGYEQVPPAVLSALPTAPVDAVVLPAVQFLVEWKFYTLFSFLFGLGFALQLTRAEEAGTNVLPAYSRRLGILLVIGALHACLLWYGDVLHVYATLGFVMILFRRAGPRTLLVTGLLLGIVLPGVVTTKHELGRRPALVPATVVDAKTERLHALTAGPAPYRALVAENVARSAGFWRSRFAREFLPSVLGKFLLGYWVGRRRFLEDLPRYRRGFARLLAAGLALGVPCTAYWLASRSMSPGSAGAAFGNLARHVGIAGLAAAYLSALLLLLVRPAWSARLSWLEPVGKLALTNYLAHSIAMAFLFYGFGLGLLGRMGPAGCLLFALALYAALAASSRAWLERFRFGPAEWIWRSLTYRRFQPMRRTTRSA
- a CDS encoding glycine/sarcosine/betaine reductase selenoprotein B family protein; protein product: MARVDDLPLPYRLFVRTYPWRRVDPVPWAALSKPLASCRVAVVSSAGFVAPGQAPFDDGVRGGDWSFREIPAETDVRTLVSRHRSEAWDRSGIARDANLAFPIDRMRELAAEGRIGSIASRHLSFMGSITAPGRLIRESAPKGAALLVADRVDVALLVPV
- a CDS encoding heme-binding protein, producing the protein MRAGVLGLALMAAWGTVMATEEPSFEVVKAYEDFEVRLYDPYVIAETEVDGAFEKAGNAGFRVLFRYIDRGNARSESIAMTAPVTQSAKEGRTVVGFVMPAGSTLDTLPAPADARIRMREVPSRRVAAIRYSGSWSEARFREHEAALRVALEREGLRAAGEPIWARYNAPFVPWFLRRNEVLLEVAPEEAN
- a CDS encoding putative metal-binding motif-containing protein; translated protein: MNVARFVFGAAAALLATAVAGAPPGSRDIQNPTNAAGGSSYYRDADRDGTLNVFDCNDDDGRVHPGATETFDGVDEDCNGAIDDGFDTTIDFAMRQIDRALPGWIALDSAPRVAWTGAAFVVVWADRDDLLRLVRISPEGTLLDPEPLVLRAGVRSPDVAWSGTRLGIVYEDRSTDVTDVRLMTLDVHASLLLDTLVYAGGAEPRIAWGQQQFGVVWRRASCFGDCVGYRTFDREGRPVDPIEMLPNSAGCADIAWSGSGTIPSTIEWNVVPGRFGIVYEAYFGFAATGDVLLVTRDPSAHLPGGLARVNTHDNVPAPGGAMPSISGNPSGFAVSWHVFENDVNGAHLRFFGVLDLEGILEFPPDADAAFFSDVVWSGSEFIVVNENTGVGPLGGTDVHFRRIDSSGNAHPPGNWGPWSELNLSAGTGGAISTRPSIANAGPGLGVVWVEQEGTESYGHVRFATVVHR